A window of Globicephala melas chromosome 2, mGloMel1.2, whole genome shotgun sequence genomic DNA:
TGTCATTTTGATCCTTGGTAGGGATGATATAGTTTCACCTTTCTAATAGTATCAAGAGCACACCCTTAATTTTGATGGCTTTTACTATCCTTGGCAATAGTAGATGGGGCCTTGTCAGAACGGGATGGGTGAGGGGTACCTTTAAAGAAGATGTAGTTGATCAGGATGAGCATGGCTGAGCTATCTTGCTCCGAGAACAAGTCCACAATTTTCCCTTGCGTCTTATTTCTGATATACTCGTTGATTTGTCTGCTGGCTCCTGCCCAGTCCTGGAAGTCTGCATTCAAGGCCTCCAACTCATAGTAGTGCTTGGTGTCTGCTGAGAATGACTCCAGAAGTTCCAGGCTGTGGTCCAGGAACATGGCATTGCCCATAGTCATTTCCAAGGTGGTGTTTGACTCCCTGAGGAGGTGGTGGAGATGCCGGAAGCCCTGGTGGATCTCGGCTTCGGACATCTCAGTGAGGTTGAAGCCCAGGCCTTGGAGAAGCTGCTCCCGCGTGTAGCCTCTGGCGCCCAGGGACAGCATAGCCAAGGCTGTGGAGATGCTCACAGGGGAGATAAAGACATTCTTGCCCGGAGCTGAGGCCACTAAGTGCTTATACAGGGTAAAGGCAAAGTCAACGTTGTTTGGAGCCAAGTGCCGGTGAGGGTTCCTCATGCTCATGTCAGTGTCAGGGGCCTTAGCCTGGATGGTCCAGAGCCCACTGGTAGACAACCAGAGGAGACAGATGTACAGGGTGAACAGCATTGTTCAGGATGGCCAGGCCCTGGAAAATCAGAAATGCTCATTAGATGATGTGGGGTCTCTGAGGCAGTGGGGCATGGTGAGCAGTAGGCAGAAGACCCCATTGAAGACCCCCCTCAAGCTCCAGTTTCTTCTTCCacattggctgtgtgacctggggcaagtcaggactctgggcctcaatttcctcacctgaaaGTATGAATTACACCTGCTATGATTTATCAAATACCTACCAAGTTTCCAAGATTTTGCCTCACCAACAATAAAGTATATATGATTCTTTTGGTTTCAGGTAGGCAGAAGtggaagctcagaaaggttaaataccCTCTCAgttgatatattcaaagtaccgaaagaaaaaaactatccaCCAAGAACACTATAGCAGGCAAAACTGCCCTTCAAAAGTGAGggggaaattaagacattccccgataaacaaaagctgagggagttcattacCACTAGACCTCTCCTATGAGAAATGCTAAAGGCAGTACTTCTGGTTAA
This region includes:
- the SERPINA6 gene encoding corticosteroid-binding globulin; translation: MLFTLYICLLWLSTSGLWTIQAKAPDTDMSMRNPHRHLAPNNVDFAFTLYKHLVASAPGKNVFISPVSISTALAMLSLGARGYTREQLLQGLGFNLTEMSEAEIHQGFRHLHHLLRESNTTLEMTMGNAMFLDHSLELLESFSADTKHYYELEALNADFQDWAGASRQINEYIRNKTQGKIVDLFSEQDSSAMLILINYIFFKGTWAHSFNLESTREDNFYVNETTTVKVSMMFQSSTIKYLNDSVLPCQLVQLDYTGNETVFFVLPVEGKMDTVIAMLSRDTIQRWSKSLTNSLVDLYIPKVSISGGYDLGGIMGDMGIADLLNNRTQFSGITQEALPKVSKVVHKATLQLDERGLESAARTQVHRNSAPEPLTIRFDRPFVVMIFDDFTWSSLFLGKVVNPT